The window TTCGTCGAGGAAGGTCTCGGTCGAGAATGCGGTGTGCGACGAGCCCACCGATCGCCACCACTGCACGGTCGGAGCCTCGGCGGTCGAATGGAGGTCCACGGCGATCGCCGGGATCGCGTAGGGCAGGTTCCTGGCACCTTCCACCGAGGTCGGGTCGATCCCGGTCTTGCGGACCGCGCCTCCGAAGATCGTGTCCTCGAGGATCGACTGGCCGACGATGCGGTGCTGCCAGCCGACGATGGCGCCGCCCGCGTCGAGCCCGGCGCGCAGCGTGTGCAGGTACATCGGCCGGTACATGCCGCCGCGCATGTCGTCCTCGCGCGTCCAGACGAGCTTCACCGGGACACCCTTCGTGCCCGACTTCGCGAGCCGCGACACGATCTCCGCGCATTCGACGACGTAGTCCGACTGGGGATTCGCGCGCCGGCCGAAGCTGCCGCCGGCGTAGAGCATCGTGATCGAGACCTGCTCCGGCTTCAACCCGACGACCTGTGCGATCGCCTTCTGGTCGCCGGTCTGGAACTGCTCGCCGTTCCACACCTCGCACTTGTCGTCCGACAGGCGCATCACGCAGTTCATCGGCTCCATCGCCGCGTGCGCGAGGTAGGGAAACTCGAAGCTCGCCTCGAGCTTCGTCGCCGCCGCCGCGATGGCGGCCGCCGCGTCGCCGTCGGCGCGCGCGACCTTGCCCGGCTTCTGCGCGAGCTTGCGGTACTCGTCCATCAGTTCGCCGGTCGAGCCCTTCCACGCGCGGTTCTCGTTCCACTCGACCTTCAGCGCGTCGCGTCCCTTCTTCGCCGCCCAGAACCCGTTGGCGAGCACCGCGATGCCGGACGGGAGTTCGAGCACGCCGCGCACCCCCGGCACGTCGCGCACGCCGCTCGCGTCGAAGCTCCTCACGCGCGCGCCGAAGCGCGGCGGGTGCAGCACGACGGCGGTCAGCATGCCCGGGAACTGCACGTCCTGCGTGAACTGCGCGGTGCCGTTCGACTTCGCGAGCGCGTCGACGCGAGGAAATGTCTTGCCGACGAACACGAAGTCCTTCGGGTCCTTGAGCGTGACCGTCGCGGGCACCGGCATCGCGGCCGCGTCCGAGGCGAGTTCGCCGAAGCTCGCCTTGCGGCCGGAAGCGTGGGACACGACGCCGCCCGACACCTCGATCGCGCCGGCGGGGACGTTCCACTTCTTCGCCGCCGCGGCGACCAGCATCGCGCGCGCGCTCGCGCCGGCGTTGCGCAACTGCTCCCACGAATTCGCGATCGCCGACGATCCGCCGGTGCCCTGCATCGGCCCCCACGAGAGGTTGTTGTAGCGCGACGCGTCGGCCGGCGCGCCGACGACACGGACCTGGCTCCACGCGGCGTCGAGTTCCTCGGCGACGATCGTGGCGAGCCCGGTGTACGCGCCCTGGCCCATCTCGACGTGCTTCGCGACCACGGTCACCGTGTTGTCGCGGCCGATGCGCACGAACGCGTTGGGTTCGAACGGCGGCGCGATCGCCGTGGCGCCGGCCTTGCCCGGAGCGCCGGACTGCGCGGCCGCGGGAAGGACCACGCCGAGGACGAGGCCCGCGCCGGCCGCGCCGCCGGCCTTGAGGAACGCCCGGCGCGAGCGCGACAGGTTGACGATGCGAGTGTCGGTCATCGCGGCCTCCGTCACGCCAGCGCGCGTGCCGCTTCGTGGATCGCAGCGCGGATGCGGACGTAGGTGGCGCAGCGGCACAGGTTGCCGGCCATCGCCTGGTCGATGTCGGCGTCGGTCGGACGCCGGTTCTTCGCGAGCAGCGCGGCCGCGCTCATGACCTGGCCCGACTGGCAGTAGCCGCACTGCGGCACGTCGAGCTTGACCCACGCGGCCTGAATCGCCTGGCCTTCCTTCGACTTCAGGCCCTCGATCGTGGTGATCTCGGCACCCTGCTTGAGCGAGGAGAGCGGCACCTGGCACGAGCGCACCGGCGCCCCTTCGAGGTAGACGGTGCAGGCGCCGCACTGCGCCACGCCGCAACCGTACTTCGTGCCGGTGAGCTTCAGCGAATCGCGCAGGATCCACAGGAGCGGCGTGTCGCCGGCGACGCCGGCGGCGATGTCGACGCGCTCCTTGTTGACGA of the Burkholderiales bacterium genome contains:
- a CDS encoding (2Fe-2S)-binding protein, whose protein sequence is MPVLFVNKERVDIAAGVAGDTPLLWILRDSLKLTGTKYGCGVAQCGACTVYLEGAPVRSCQVPLSSLKQGAEITTIEGLKSKEGQAIQAAWVKLDVPQCGYCQSGQVMSAAALLAKNRRPTDADIDQAMAGNLCRCATYVRIRAAIHEAARALA
- a CDS encoding xanthine dehydrogenase family protein molybdopterin-binding subunit — its product is MTDTRIVNLSRSRRAFLKAGGAAGAGLVLGVVLPAAAQSGAPGKAGATAIAPPFEPNAFVRIGRDNTVTVVAKHVEMGQGAYTGLATIVAEELDAAWSQVRVVGAPADASRYNNLSWGPMQGTGGSSAIANSWEQLRNAGASARAMLVAAAAKKWNVPAGAIEVSGGVVSHASGRKASFGELASDAAAMPVPATVTLKDPKDFVFVGKTFPRVDALAKSNGTAQFTQDVQFPGMLTAVVLHPPRFGARVRSFDASGVRDVPGVRGVLELPSGIAVLANGFWAAKKGRDALKVEWNENRAWKGSTGELMDEYRKLAQKPGKVARADGDAAAAIAAAATKLEASFEFPYLAHAAMEPMNCVMRLSDDKCEVWNGEQFQTGDQKAIAQVVGLKPEQVSITMLYAGGSFGRRANPQSDYVVECAEIVSRLAKSGTKGVPVKLVWTREDDMRGGMYRPMYLHTLRAGLDAGGAIVGWQHRIVGQSILEDTIFGGAVRKTGIDPTSVEGARNLPYAIPAIAVDLHSTAEAPTVQWWRSVGSSHTAFSTETFLDELAVAAKQDPVELRRKLLAQHPRHLAALELAASKAGWGSPLAAGKAGEKRGRGIAVHESFGTVVAQAVDATVKADGGIAVDRVVCAVECGLAVNPDGVRAQMEGGIGYGLSAALFGAITVKDGLVEQSNFHDYRVLRIHEMPAVEVHIVPSAGKPTGVGEPGTPVIAPALANAVYAATGKRLRTLPLRLG